The genomic DNA TCACTTCCGGAGCCGTGTGCCGAAACGAGTGCCACACGCAAGAAGAGGAAAACTCCATAATCTCGCTGCCATCTCTCCACAACAATCTATCTTGTTTCATTGGGGTTAACTGAACCTGGTCTAACTGAATGAGAACCGGAAAAATATCTCTCCAAGCCAAAGGCCACGCCCAAGAACCATTCGAGTAGATGTTAGCCACAGAATCATCTAGACTAAAATCTGCATCGGTAATAGACCTCGGCGAAATAAAATCCCCAAGCGGCCCTATATCACTCCAGTAATCATACCAAGCCGAAGTGTTATCGCCATTACCTAACTCCGACCATAAATGATTTCTAATTAGAGGCCGCAATTGCACAAGCTTTCTCCAAGACCAACAACAATTAGCTGGGGTTTTGCACATCCAGAAGCTCTTGCCTCTCAACCTGTAACTATGCACCCAATCTACCCATAAAGACTCCCTTTTAGAGACAATGCTCCAAACATGATAAGACATAAGAGCCTTGTTCATATCCCCTATACGTCTAATACCCAATCCACCTTCATACTTTGGCGTACAAACGGTCTTCCAAGAAACTTTTGATTTACCTTTAGAATACGAACTCTCTTGAGACCAAAGGAAATTCCGCATACAAGCTTCAAGCTCCAGAACAATTCGAGTCGGCAACATAAAAACAGATGATCAATAAATATGCATAGCTGAGAGAACAGAAGTAATAAGCTGAAGCCTACCCGCAAACGAAAGCAACTTATTCCTCCAATGATTTATACGCTTTTGAAGCCTATCCACAAGCACTCGACAGTCACTATAACCGAGCCTAGTAGAGATCAAGGGCACTCCCAAATATTTAACCGGCAAGTTACCTTCAACAAAAGGCATAAGATCCAAAATCGTATTCTTTACATGGCCATTGACATTACAAAAGAATATCGTACTCTTTTGGTTGCTCGGTTGTAAACCCGACATCTTTGTAAACTTAGAAAGAGAAAACATTATACACCTGGCCGAATTAACTTCTCCTCTCGCAAAAAGGAACAGATCATCCGCAAAACAAAGATTAATAATCTGCTGTTTTTCacatttattttgaaacttgaaaGATGAATCAATACGAACCGCATGGTGAAGAATAGCCGTCAAAACCTCCATAACTAGGGTAAAAAGATAAGGGGATATTGGATCCCCTTGCCGTAAGCCTCGTTTACCTGGAAAAAAACCATGCACAGATCCGTTCACACACATAGAAAAAGATGCAGTCGAAACACACACCATAATCCATGCAATCATCCTCTCATTAAACCCAAAGCCTAGCAAAGCACTTTTGAGAAATCTCCAGTCAATAGTGTCATAGGCTTTCTGAATATCCACTTTAGAAGCACACCTAGGAGGACCCACATTTCGATGATAATTATGCATTAGGTCTTGCGTCAACAGAATGTTATCCGAAATTCGCTTCCCTGGAACAAAAGCCGATTGATTTATACTAACAATATCATCCAGCGCCCCTTTAATCCTATCCGCAACGATTTTACTGATACATTTGTATAGCACATTACAGCAAGCAATCGGACGGTAGTCACTGACTGTCGAAGGGGTAGGAGTTTTCGGAATCAGCACGATATTAGTATGATTCAATTCACGAAGAAGTTTACCAGTCTCAAAAAAATCAATGATAGCACAAGTAACATCATTACCCACAATTGGCCATGCACTTTTAAAAAACGCCGCAGTGTAACCATCAGGTCCCGGGGCTTTATCAATACCAATACCGAACATCGCCCTTTTAACTTCTTCTGGCGAGACTTGGCGGATCATATGTTGAGCTACCTGAGGAGAGAGCCTTTTAGAAAATAAATCCGGAGCCGGATTAAGGGATGTATCACCTTGCGATCCAAAACATCTCTCGTAATGCTTAACAAACGGGTGAAACACCGTATCACCCTCATAAAGGTTCCCATCCGAATCTTTAATTGCTTCAATGCGACTAcaatgatttttcattttcaaagaAGAGTGAAAAAACGCAGAATTCATATCTCCCGCACTTAACCAATCTACTTTAGATTTTTGTTTCAGAAATCGCTCTTCGTCAAGTAACGCTTCTTGGAGATCACGGCTAATAACATTCTCGGCTGCTCGCAACTCAGCATTTACATTATCCCGATCAATCTTTTGCTGAAGTAAATCTAGATCCGATCGAAGCTTCTCAACTTTTTTGTGAATGTTACCTTGTTTAAATAGGAGAGAACGCAGCGGATGCTTAAGCAAACGAagctttttaaccactttaaactgGTGAACACCATTGACATTTGTAGTCCAGTTGCTATTAACAATCTCCTGGAACTCCGGTTTAAAAACCAGAAAATTCGCAAACTTGAACGACCTCGGTTTTAATCTAGCAGCATTCGGGAACGAAAGAATACAAGGACAATGGTCCGAGAGTCTATACGGTTTAAAGATAGCCATGGAATTCGGAAATTCAGCAATAAAGTTCGT from Helianthus annuus cultivar XRQ/B chromosome 7, HanXRQr2.0-SUNRISE, whole genome shotgun sequence includes the following:
- the LOC110893513 gene encoding uncharacterized protein LOC110893513, producing the protein MNKALMSYHVWSIVSKRESLWVDWVHSYRLRGKSFWMCKTPANCCWSWRKLVQLRPLIRNHLWSELGNGDNTSAWYDYWSDIGPLGDFISPRSITDADFSLDDSVANIYSNGSWAWPLAWRDIFPVLIQLDQVQLTPMKQDRLLWRDGSEIMEFSSSCVWHSFRHTAPEVNWCRIVWFA